The DNA region GACAGTGTGtcctgcagccccagcagccttACCAGCAACTCAGCTACCCACTGCCCAGGACCCAGTCCTTGCTCTCTCCTTGCAGGTCTACCCCATCTGCTCCACTCCTCGGTCTCTCCTAAGCAGGACAGGATGTGCGTAGCAGTAAGACTTAAGAGATTCTATAAATTGCTACTGTCTGTATAGATAAAACAGCATAGAAAAAACCTACATACACAGGCAGCTGGCCAGCTTAAACAGCCCACAATAGCTAAACCATTACACTAAAGGCACTAATGCTCTAAGGCTTGCACTGATGAATGATCTCAGTACAGTATAATAATCAATGTTTCTGCCAAAATCACACACCCAAGCCCCCAGGAACTCTTCTGCTGAAGGCAAGCAAGCTAGTGATTCAGCTGTTTTAACTCACTCATCCAAGCAGTTAACCTGTGGTGAAGGGTAACCAGCAGCCCCCCACCATCACTGCACAGCAAAACATAAACAAGATGACATTATCTTTTGTGATATGTATGCAAACAGTCAGTCTGTATCATGTTTCCTGCCCTCACAGTAAGTAACAAAGGCCCAAGCACAAAGGAGTTTGGAGCTCAGAGGAGGGATTCAGAGAAGCATAAGATACTTAGTTGAAACCTCTGCCAAGCTCTTTGCAGAGCCCGTGAAATATGTCTAGAAATCTCCTAAGAACAGGATTTCTCAGGAAATTACTGGCAGACCCTTTTTTTGGTCTGGGACTGGCATGCTGCTTCAATCTGCCCGTCATGCCTGTCCCTTTCAGGAACTGCAGGCTGGCAAAGACATAGAAGGGCATGAggtgggcagggagcaggaggaatCACCCATCTTATTTCAGGCTGTCCTCTAGGGCTCCACTGTTCAAGTGCAGATCTATTAGCAGACAAAGCATAAGAGACCTGCCATTTTTATTTGTTGGTGAACCTGTCAGCCCACAGCTGCACAGCCTTGAAACCACacacatactattttttttttaatgcagttagcAGGCCTGATGCCTCAGGGCTTTCCCACAGTGTAGTTTTCCAGATCAATTCTTACACACAATGAGACTATGGGATGCAAAGGACATGTGCCATAGGCTTCAGGACACGATGGGACAGCAAGCGTGTCAGATCAGGCATCAGTTGGATCTGGGAAACAGTCTGATGCATTTCCCTGGCTTTCAACATCAACTATGACCTCTGGGTCTGGcatttcctcaggctcagcctcCACTAGGAAGTTTTCTTCCACCAAGGGTTGGGGCTCAAGACCTTGACCAGTCTGGGCAGCATCTGGAAAAGAAGTGAGAAATGGTTTATAAAGGCATGCACCCATGCCCATCTCCATGGAAATCCTCCCACCCTCGCTTTGCCTAAAGCTACAGGCTGCCTAACCAGTCCAGTCCCagctccccaggctcctccagcATGTGCCCGCACTCCTGCTCGATCTCTTGCCAGAAATTTGTGTGTGCTGCCTGACCCCCCATGCCAGAAATTTGTGTGTGCTGCCTGACCCCCCATGCCAACTGCCCATCCTGCTCAGGAGCCTCATCAAAATCACCAAAACATTGTCGACTTATTTACTCCCACATTCCTCTGATCTACTCCTTTTTGCATAAAACAAGCTTCTCTGTCCCTCCTCCATGTCCTCCTGATCACTGCTGGAATGACAAAACCTTTGTGGGACAGCGTCCCTTGGTATCCCTCTCTGCCATGTCACCTTTGCATGTATTTTCAAACCTCTGGACCAAACGTAtccctttttcctttccagaTCTCTCCATCTGTTGCTCTCTCTCCTGACAtcattctcttttgctttttgattGCCATTCAGCCCTGCCAAGCATTTTGACAGCAGAAATGTAAGGTGATGTGCATTGGAAGGAATCTTTCAGGACAGTTTCTACAAGCAGCAACAGAACcaaatttcacttttctttgttaaGTGCTCATTTCTTGACTGGTTCATCATGGCTTTCTCCATCTCTTTATCATGGTGCTGAAACCTTCTGGGCCCAACAGGCCAGAATGCCATTTAAAAGAAATCCTTAAGCCAAATCAGTTCAGTTACATCTGACTAATAAAAGTCAGCTGAAGTACAAATATTTAATATGTTCTCACCTAAACATTCTGCACATGCATCTCTGCTTCTGCTAGCTCGTTCGCAGAAAATCTAACTATAGAATGCTTTTAGTCAAACTGAccatgtgtttgtttgttttaataaaaaattagttctacatttttaatatgctaataaaaattaaacaatgaCCTGGACGACTTGCCACATTTTAGTTTTCTTTGTTGTGCCATGCTTATTAGTAGCATTTTACAATATTGAAGGCAGGGCAAGGAAGCATCTAAGGATAGCTTGTGTAAAGGGACAGCTGAGCTGGTGAGAGGCTGTGCATAGTACAGTGAAGGACATCAGAggtggaggcagcagagctgagacCACACTTGTGACCTACGTAACATTGCTTGAATTAATGTCTCTGCTAGATCTACTTCAGCTGATGATGCATTACTGGGGAAGGTGCTGCCAGCCTTCATGTTTatgaaataaaactgaggaaATGTAAAGTAAAAGTGGAGCATTAATATCAAGCATTCAGAGCAGATTTCTGAAAGGCTTTTACCACTGCATTCGCTTGACCATACCAtattaaagctgtatttttaactCCTGATTTCTCTGAAGGATTTAAAATGTGACTGTATTCCTACTTTAGTGCCAATTTAAGGAACCACATAAGAGTCTGACATTGATGGGATTTAGCCGTTTACAGCTCAGCATAGTGGTAGATGTTGTCCTGAAGACAACTGCTAACTAAAGCAATGCTGATTCTTATAAAGTGTAACTGATGAGTAGAGAGGGGGTGATTAAAAATTGCAGAAAAACTGCTAAAATTCAGGggggttgcttttcttttttaattaaagacaTGCATATTTTAGCACAGGGGATACCGGAACAGATGTGCTGTAATCTGCTGGCAGCACCCTCTGCTGCCACTACATCTCATGGCTGGGTGAAGGCAAGAGCTACTCATTTGCAGAAACAGAGCACAAGTAATATACAGACATATGACCTGCTGAAACCTCTGTTGTCTTGAGAGGACAGAGTATCTTCCCTACACTAGTCACACTTTTCCAATCAGCTCCTCCCCCATCAGTCACACATGTCCATTTTGTCCTTCATTTTCCTAAACAGGTTATTTATCTCACTTGAAACAAGTCACTGAACCCACCAGGCTTTAGCGGGCAGTCAGTTTGGACAGCTTGAGCATCAACATGATCTCCACTGGGGGGACTCTTTACACCTTCACTGGAGACCACTGACATTGTTACTCCATCatccttttcctcctctgtaaAAGGAAAATCAGAGATCTGAAGGAAAGAGGTTCCCCCCACATTCCACTGGCCCAGGCATAGCAGTGCAGCTCTGCGGTGAGTAACAAACACTTGTGTCTCCTCCTAACATGGCGCTGGCTCCATTCCCAGAGCAGACAGATGTCAAGTTCAGAGGGCCACTACCAACCTGCCAGAGACAGGCTTAGCTGTGCTAGCAGGATTGCAGCTTGAGGTGGCCCAGGTGGGCCTGAGCAAAGAGCACACAGGGACTGGTACTGACAAACAGCTGTCATCAGAAGCATTCAGGTCCTCTCAGGACAAGACCTGAGCTGAAGAATGAGGCTGACTTTTTTTGCCCATAGAAAAggttttgctgtttctttctggCCAGAAGCACACAGTAGCAAGTTTGAGGTGAAAAAAGGACAAGTAAGGTTTTCTTCAAGACCATGCTGGATGTAACACTTGCCTATCAGTGAGCAGGCTTCTGCTCTGCTAGGCCCAGCCAGAGAGTGCTAAATGGAAGACAAGAGCAGCTACAGAGTTGAGGCCAGTTTTATGCTGACACTATTTCAGACCCAGCCTGCACAGACTTCATGAAACTCATCCCAAGAGACAGTGTTCTCCACTCACCTGAAGGCACTGGGATGAACCTGTGTTTCCTCTTCATGCAGCAACATATAACTGAAGACACAATAATGACCAGAACGACTGCACCTCCTGCACATCCTGACAGGATGTAAAAGAACCACGGATTCTGTAGCAGGTCTCCTGCAGGAAGGATGCAGCATTTTTAGTCACCAGGGCAGACAGGCTTCTTTCTCAGAACCAGAGAAACCCTGCAGTCAGATTAGAACCTGCGGGCATTACTATAAGTTTGGTCTGGAACAGAGGAGCTAGACAGAAATCATGAACAGTGGCACATAATTTCTGGCACATCATTTAATTACAGTACAGAACTTTTCATTAAGAGATTTGTGCAATTATGCTATCTGTGCATATTTGTCCATCTCTCCCTACTCAGCCTAATAACATTGAAAACAATTTGCAAGTTTCAATCAAATGTAATAGAGAAGGTGCTCCCTTGAAACATAGTGTATTTGAGGAAATTTTATGAAAATAGGCAGCCCAAAAGAGGAGAGAAACCCAAACTAGTATCTACCGCTGAAAGCTGCAGAGCTCAGCTCATATTAGGCCCCAGAGAAGCCACTTAAAACAGCAGTATTAAGACTGCAACAACCTCAAGGAAAGTCTGATCAAAGGCTGCACTTTATCAAACACCAGAGAATCCAGCCACCACAGTCAGAGCCATAGGAAACCAACTTAATTGCTGCTCATGAAAGGACTTCTCTCTATTCCCCTTTCCCACCTGAGATCATACCAAATTCCTAGCAGGAAGCTAAGGCTGCAGATGGCTGAGCAGAAGGCCACACACAGATTGGTGGTAATTATTACACTACTCACAGTCCCTTGCTCAGGGTTGCTCAGATACATGCATTTTGACAGGTCAGACCTGCGCATACATTACAGCTGTAGAAAGAATGAGTAGGGAGGCAGGTAGAGGGCATCACAGACTTAAAGAGATCCATACAGAACCCTTTTATTAGATGATTTGTTCCAACCTGGGCCAGTCAGTAGGAAAATTCTTCTTtccaattaaaacaaagaaaagaaaaaaaaacagatacacACCACACAGCTCAAATATCACTATACTACAAATTGCTTAAAAGTACTGTAAACCTAAGCCATCACTTTTATAATCATTTGGCCTGTTTTCACCTGCTATTCTCTCCCTTCAAACAAGACTTATCCTTCTGTCTGAGTAACTACATAGACTAACTACAGTAGCTTGCTTAGCTAGGCTGAACAGTTAGTAACTAGACTGCCTATCTACACGGAGTATTTCTTCACTTACCTCGTATCTCTCTTAATAACATTGGGTAAATTCAGAGCAAGGCCATTCAGATCTCTCTAGGACAGCTCAAGACGACCTAGTTCCTGAACTGGATGTAACACAGTTGCATGAGCACAATTCACCTGTTCTACAAAGCTGAACATGTCTGCATAGCATGGTAAAAACACATCAGCTAATTTGGAGCTCGAACGCAGCACGAATTGCTATGTACAAATAGCTGTGTATCCCAAAAGAATGGGAAACATTTCAGATTGTTCCAAGACATACCACACAATGTAATATTCCACACACTTGGAAGAACAGTAAGAACAATTGCAGACAGCCACTTCTACGTGCAAAAAGATACACTTTCAAAGTACTCATTCCAGTCTCTTTAGAAACagttattacatttaaaaaaatctatactcaaaattaaacttttaacaaatgagaaaatattttgctaatCATTGTTTCATTTTTGATAAAAGCCTAGAATACTGTCAAAAGTGTAAGTACAAGCTGCTAATATTTTCCTGAATATTTCTTACTCAAACATTGCCATTTGTTAAAAGGGCCATTGTgagataaaatatattaaaaactggAAATGCAACAAGCAATAATAAAACACATTAAAGGATTTTATTGATGCATATGTTGACTTGTTAACTTCTGAGGCACTGGTTTTAGATCCTGCATGATCAGAGCCCTTTGGTGCCTATGTGTAGAACATTTCTGCTGAAGTGTTTTATGTTAACTATTATTCAGAATGAATTTCATCAGCCAGCAGGTTGCCCAAATAGGTGCTTTTACATATACCTTACACCTACAGCAGAACAACTGTGAGAAAATCATATTTAGCCATTTGCCTGGAGCAAGTAATAACCcacaaaaataatgaatttgtctttaattaatttaattgaaCTCACTTATCTCTTTAATTCATTTCACTGGTATCCATAACTGCTTTAGTTCACTTTAAGAACATGGTTGCATTTGGTCACAAAAAAGAGAACTGCTGCTAGTTTATTGCTTCCATATCCTTCCAAAAACATGTTCATGCATGTGTTCATCCCAGCAGAGCTATCACTAAATTCCCTTGTGGGCTTTTGAGGGGGAAACAGGGAAGTGATCTTATACTCAGGACACGGGCAGCCACCCAGAGTAAACAGGTTAACTGTCAGCACTCACATGATTTATCACTGGGCTTGATTCAGAGCTCACGATCATTTGCATCCTTGCTCCCCAGTGCCTCAGCTGACTTTTGGACCTGAGTATGCTGAACAGCCATTGACCAATTTAACTGGACAAAATTAAGATCACTATTCCACAATCCCAAATGCCAAACCTGTATAGATCAGCCAGGAGCACTGATGTGATCAGGTGTGAACAGCTCACAGCATTTCTACTGAATGCCAGAACACATGACATAGGGTGTATGTCAGCATTTTTCCTTCCTAGTAACTATATGCAGACTACAGAAGAACAGACAATATTGGATCTGCTATATAGTGACTCAGACAATTTCTGAAATGACAGTGTCTTGTGGGACACTGAGGGCTATTCCACAGCACAATTTCTTTAACAGCAAAGCTGGATTAAGTTATACTGATTACAATTAAATTAGTCAAAACCATTATGGTTAAATAATGTCACCTGACATAGTATCGATGGTCATCTTTGCTCACAGGACAAAAATCTTCACTGCTGGAGGTACAAGTGAAATCACACCCAAAGTTACCTAATCaataatttttaatatatgtGAACTGACAATACAGACCCCACTGCTTTGCATCATGAGGTTCTAATGGTTTTGATCAGTTTTAGGATCCAGATTAACGTTCTCAAACTATGATCTCATTCAAGCAGAACAGTCAGCACTTATGCATAACTTgcaaatgaacaaaataaaatcatagCCTTTTCGTATGTCCCTATGTAGGGAAACACCCTACATTTTCTAAACAAAGGACCTCTGATGATGTGGTTTGATAAGGAGACACTTGTATAATCTGGTATATCTTTGTGCAGTTTGtctagaaaagcagaaaagagacACTACAAATTATCTCAGCTGAATCCAGCAGCAAAAGGCTGAATTAGTGGATGTTGCAGAAACTGGAAGGCTGACTGGGTAATGGATGAATGTCAGAGTAGGAAGCAACCTGTGTTTCTAAACTGACATAGAGGATCAGCATGTAGGAAGATGATATCTCCATCACTGGAAAGTAGAAAAACACAGATATAGACATCCTTCCTTGGAGCAGGATTGGGTAAAAGGACCTCTTGAACACACTTTCACCCTTTGTGTGATTGTAGGTTGTGTCAGTGTGAGATACAGcaggaagaaagagagggaagtCGAAGGGACACTTTCTAAAGGGAGAATGTGGCAATTCTAGAAGGCTGCTGTCAGAGGACAGGAGAGTTTTCTCACACAGACAGCAACAACTCCTTTGATTTCCTTTACAAGAGACTGAAAGGAGATATTCTGTGGCTGCTGTTACTCACCATAGTAGTCACAAGACAGTGCAATGGGTCTGCTCCTAGTGATGCCATTTCCATGGTGAATCTCACAGACAAAGTCTCCAGGCACAGTTTTGTCCAGGCGAACCTTCTTCCCACCATCCTTAACGCAAGCCTCAGGGGCATCCAACGCAGCACCATTCAGCAGCCACTTAAACCCGGTGCTCTCATTGCCAATCACATCACAGGACAACTCTCCAGTCCCATTAGGGAAGCACCGGATACTAACAGCTGGCTCTGGTCACACGACACAGGGGTAATgggatggggagggaagagagatacaTTGAGTTGACTCAGCAGCAAATGTGAGCTAGACAGGAGTGTCCCTTACCAGGAGTCCTACTACCACCACATTTGTTATTAGCCAGGAAGCACAGAAGTAAGTTACCAGACTGAATAAAACTCTTCAGTGCCTGCCCTTGGCCCTATAATAAATAGCAGTGCTCACCCAACCCTGTCAGCGACTTTTGGTTCCTGTTTTCTTAAAGTAACCTGACACAAGTTATATCAGATTAATTAGAACAGACTTCGATATCCCCTGTTCTGAGAGATATCATCTACTTCAATGTTAAATGTATTTGCATTCCACAAAAATGTGgtgtctcttctttttccttgtggTAAATGAAGAGTTCAAAGTATCAGCCCATGAACTGAGGACTGTGGATGCTCTTCGAGCATCTGGTAGTCACAGGCTTTCTCTGTAATTAGTAGAGAAATGTAGCTTCAGGGATGATTCAACCCTCCCCTTGCCGAGAGGTATGCATTTTTGCTGTCACTGTCTCTTCTTCCCTTTTAGATGGAAATTAGTGCAATCTATGTCCAACATAGGTACCAACACAAGACACCTGTAGATAGATAGGATGACCCACACTGGGACAATTTAAACTGAAGGAATGAATCACTGATCATCTTACATTTTCCTGAATCTCTCTCCTTTAGTGTACTACAAGGAGCCAAACTATTTCCCCACATTTGCCACTTTGCAAATATAGACTAGGCAGCAAAGTCATATGGTTTTTTTGACAGTAAGAACCACACTGAAGACACTGATGCAAACAAACATTTATGCAAAttaagaaatcactttcctcaactATGACATCATCCGCAACTAAAATTCACTATTTCTAGAAATACCTTTGCTGGGAAACTGTTTCACTAACTTATGCACGACAACAGGACAGAAGGAGATAAAAGCTAACAAACAAGGCAGATTCACTGAAATAGAGGTTAAAACCAGGCTATTTCTGCAGTTTTTGCCCAGTTCCCATCTAAACCCCTGATCTTTGTGCCAAGGAGCCACATCCTTGACCTACTCTGTGGCAGCTCCACTTGTTTGCACTTGAATGGCATAAGGATTCATTTGTCTTCACGGAGCTCAGTTTGCTCTAACATTTTCATTAAACTCATACGCTTCAATTTCTCTTAGAAACCTGTGTAAATGAAAGCTCTgtaaaagaaaaggcagagaaaagcacCAGAACAATGGTCACTTGTTATCTAGAGTACTATCCAGAAGTGGGCAAAACCTGCTTAAGTCTTCTCTGCATTACTCCAGGCAATGAGCTGGATTCTGCACCACAGTGACTCTGCTTCTTTCCCTTACTGATTCTgtggtcttttttttccacagaccAATGACTGCGACGCAGTAATCCTGAGGCCACAGAAAGGACGAAAGGGAAACTGGCAAGATAAAATACCTATTGTTAATCTCTAAATAACCCAGAAGATGCTGACATTTAAGCTGCAAGTGGGCAGCTGAGAATCAGAAAGTCACACTTGGATTCCTTTAATACCTTTTCTTAACTGCATGAAGCAGTGGGAAAGTGCACCTAGCATACCTCAAACCAGACATGCACAGAACTCCAGTTTACAGAGCCAAGTCAGGTAGGGTTAATTTCTTCGCAAAGCTTGTCTACAGGCAGCAAAATGGTGCCAGGCACAATGAGAGCTTTTGGGAGCCATCAGGAGGAGTACTCCGGAAATGGACTGAAATCTCCAGCTACATGAATACATAGTGAAGACTCAATTTTACAAACGCTTCATGCTGATGTCTTTTAAGTCAGATAAAAATAGCACATACCTGAAGTGACTAACTACTTTAAATAAGGCTC from Apteryx mantelli isolate bAptMan1 chromosome 1, bAptMan1.hap1, whole genome shotgun sequence includes:
- the LOC106490578 gene encoding uncharacterized protein — translated: MDFSSPFILQCLLVIVTVTDASASRIVALSGSSAVFSLGIQSLQSISEMSRDNAKCLTAVLNDALLARCSTSARCLNLQNGSLVLRNVEKGDEGEYEFVFHNTSRSFMLEVSEPAVSIRCFPNGTGELSCDVIGNESTGFKWLLNGAALDAPEACVKDGGKKVRLDKTVPGDFVCEIHHGNGITRSRPIALSCDYYDLLQNPWFFYILSGCAGGAVVLVIIVSSVICCCMKRKHRFIPVPSEEEKDDGVTMSVVSSEGVKSPPSGDHVDAQAVQTDCPLKPDAAQTGQGLEPQPLVEENFLVEAEPEEMPDPEVIVDVESQGNASDCFPDPTDA